A stretch of the Photobacterium toruni genome encodes the following:
- the ompR gene encoding osmolarity response regulator transcription factor OmpR: MQENYKILVVDDDMRLRALLERYLSEQGFQVRSVANGEQMDRLLARETFHLMVLDLMLPGEDGLSICRRLRSANNMLPILMLTAKGDEVDRIVGLEVGADDYLPKPFNPRELLARIRAVLRRQTIEAPGAPSVSSKVIEFGDFRLNLGTREMFRGDAPMPLTSGEFAVLKALVTNAREPMSRDKLMNMARGREYSAMERSIDVQISRLRRMVEEDPSRPRYIQTVWGLGYVFVPDGREA; the protein is encoded by the coding sequence ATGCAGGAAAATTATAAAATATTAGTGGTCGATGACGACATGCGTTTACGTGCATTACTTGAACGTTATCTTTCTGAGCAAGGATTTCAGGTACGCAGTGTCGCAAATGGCGAGCAAATGGATCGTTTACTTGCACGTGAGACTTTTCACCTGATGGTACTCGATCTAATGTTGCCTGGTGAAGATGGCTTATCCATTTGTCGTCGCTTACGTAGTGCTAACAACATGCTACCGATCTTGATGCTAACCGCAAAAGGCGACGAAGTGGATCGTATTGTCGGGCTTGAAGTGGGTGCCGATGATTATTTACCAAAACCGTTTAATCCGCGTGAGTTATTAGCCCGTATTCGTGCAGTTTTACGTCGTCAAACCATTGAAGCACCAGGAGCACCAAGTGTTTCGAGTAAAGTGATTGAGTTTGGTGATTTCCGTCTAAATCTTGGTACGCGTGAAATGTTCCGTGGTGATGCACCGATGCCACTGACATCGGGTGAATTTGCAGTATTAAAAGCTTTAGTCACTAATGCACGTGAGCCAATGTCACGTGATAAGTTAATGAATATGGCGCGTGGTCGTGAATATTCAGCCATGGAACGTTCGATTGATGTACAGATTTCACGTTTGCGTCGTATGGTAGAAGAGGATCCTAGTCGCCCACGTTATATTCAAACGGTGTGGGGTTTAGGGTACGTGTTTGTGCCTGATGGTCGTGAGGCGTAA
- the envZ gene encoding two-component system sensor histidine kinase EnvZ, with product MRLSPKSTFARTLILLAGLLISSQIFSYLTIVNYALLPSIQQFNRILAYEVKLMLKENIKMANGQTIYLDRPVRRKLLEELGVTLHAPNSPGAAEFNDATHISYLSEEMSRELHSPTDVRLLLGAHSYVLWMKTDAMPNSLMRIPLSELQEDDFSPLFRYSLIIAFLVIAGGWLFIRIQNRPLVELEQAALQVGRGETPPQLPEQGASEIRSVTKAFNQMSQGIKQLEDDRALLMAGVSHDLRTPLTRIRLATEMMSPEDSYLADSMITDTEECNAIISQFMDYLKSTKKQDEEDVDLNLLLEDVAHTEGGYGNVIEQQLTPIPGIVLANAVALKRAVANLVINAQRYGNGWVKLSSGASVDRKSAWFCVEDDGPGIAPDQVTKMFQPLTRGDSARGNETEGTGLGLAIVKRIIDQNEGAISVRNRSEGGLRVEISLPLHKLK from the coding sequence ATGCGGTTATCGCCCAAAAGTACTTTTGCGCGAACACTGATATTATTAGCTGGCTTGTTAATTTCAAGCCAGATTTTTTCATATCTGACCATTGTTAATTACGCGCTTCTTCCTAGTATTCAGCAGTTTAATCGTATTTTAGCGTACGAAGTAAAATTAATGCTGAAAGAAAATATTAAGATGGCTAATGGTCAAACTATCTATCTTGATCGCCCCGTTCGACGCAAGTTACTTGAAGAGTTAGGTGTAACCTTACATGCGCCAAACTCACCCGGTGCAGCAGAATTTAATGATGCCACTCATATCAGTTATTTGAGTGAAGAAATGTCACGTGAATTGCACTCACCAACTGATGTGCGGTTATTACTCGGCGCTCATAGTTATGTGCTGTGGATGAAAACCGATGCGATGCCAAACTCTTTAATGCGGATTCCATTATCGGAACTGCAAGAAGATGACTTTTCTCCTTTGTTTCGTTATAGCTTAATTATTGCTTTTTTAGTGATTGCTGGCGGATGGTTATTTATTCGTATTCAAAATAGGCCGTTAGTTGAGCTAGAACAAGCCGCGTTGCAAGTTGGACGTGGTGAAACGCCTCCACAGTTACCTGAGCAAGGGGCCTCTGAAATTCGATCTGTGACGAAAGCATTTAACCAAATGTCACAAGGGATCAAACAACTTGAAGATGATCGTGCGTTATTAATGGCAGGGGTAAGTCATGACTTGCGCACTCCATTAACACGAATTCGATTAGCAACCGAAATGATGTCACCAGAGGACAGTTATTTAGCTGATTCGATGATCACTGATACCGAAGAATGTAACGCTATTATTAGTCAATTTATGGATTATCTTAAATCGACTAAAAAACAAGATGAAGAAGATGTTGATCTTAATCTGTTGTTAGAAGATGTCGCGCATACTGAAGGTGGCTATGGCAATGTTATTGAACAGCAATTAACGCCGATTCCGGGCATTGTGTTAGCAAATGCGGTTGCATTGAAACGTGCAGTGGCAAATTTGGTGATTAATGCACAACGCTATGGCAATGGCTGGGTCAAGCTATCTAGTGGCGCGTCTGTTGATCGTAAGTCAGCTTGGTTCTGTGTTGAAGATGATGGTCCTGGTATTGCGCCAGATCAGGTCACTAAAATGTTTCAACCGCTTACTCGTGGTGATTCTGCACGAGGTAATGAAACGGAAGGGACAGGGCTTGGATTGGCGATAGTGAAACGGATCATTGATCAAAACGAAGGGGCTATTTCGGTGCGTAATCGTAGCGAAGGTGGTCTAAGAGTAGAGATTAGTTTGCCATTACATAAACTAAAATAA
- a CDS encoding uracil-xanthine permease family protein yields MTQHHTSATPKNSDLIYRLDDRPPLPQTLFAATQHLLAMFVAVITPSLIICQSLGLPASDTNTIVSMSLLASGIASFIQIKTFGPIGSGLLSIQGTSFNFLGPIIGAGLALKAGGADIQTMMAAIFGTIIFAAFTEVFISRILQHAQRIITPLVSGIVVTLIGLTLIQIGLTSIGGGYSAIADGSFGSLDNLMLAGTVLGFIVLLNRVKNPYLRVSSIVIAMAAGTLLAWLLGMIKTDITSANPLIAIPMPMQYGLSFDWGLLVPLMIVFAVTSLEAIGDITATSETSEQPVKGPLYMKRIKGGVLADGLNSAMAAVFNSFPNSTFSQNNGIIQLTGVASRYIGYFVAGMLVLLGLFPDVANLVQLIPEPVLGGATIVMFGTIAASGIRIISRCHLDRRAILIMALSFSMGLGIAQKPEILQFLPEIVKSILSSGMAAGGITAILLNMILPDDNAESVDLIDEAKVIES; encoded by the coding sequence ATGACCCAGCATCACACTAGCGCAACGCCAAAAAATTCTGATCTTATTTACCGTTTAGATGATAGACCGCCATTACCACAAACGCTCTTTGCTGCAACACAGCATTTACTCGCAATGTTTGTCGCCGTTATTACTCCATCACTGATCATTTGCCAATCACTTGGCTTACCCGCCAGTGACACTAACACTATAGTCAGTATGTCATTGCTAGCCTCTGGCATCGCTTCTTTTATTCAAATTAAAACCTTTGGCCCCATCGGTTCTGGTTTACTATCGATTCAAGGCACCAGTTTTAATTTCTTAGGTCCAATTATTGGCGCAGGCTTGGCACTCAAGGCGGGTGGAGCAGATATTCAAACCATGATGGCCGCAATCTTTGGCACCATCATTTTTGCCGCTTTTACCGAAGTATTTATTTCACGCATTTTGCAACACGCTCAACGTATCATTACCCCACTGGTATCAGGCATTGTAGTGACGTTAATCGGTTTAACGCTTATTCAAATTGGCTTGACCTCTATAGGCGGCGGCTACAGTGCCATTGCCGACGGTAGCTTTGGTAGCCTTGATAATTTGATGCTAGCAGGCACCGTATTAGGCTTTATTGTGTTACTTAATCGCGTTAAAAATCCTTACTTACGGGTATCATCGATTGTTATTGCGATGGCTGCCGGAACATTATTGGCATGGCTGTTAGGAATGATAAAAACCGATATTACCAGCGCGAATCCATTAATTGCGATTCCAATGCCAATGCAATATGGTCTCAGTTTTGATTGGGGATTATTGGTACCATTGATGATTGTATTTGCGGTTACCTCACTAGAAGCTATCGGTGATATTACAGCAACCTCAGAGACCTCAGAACAGCCAGTTAAAGGACCGTTGTACATGAAACGCATCAAAGGTGGTGTGCTTGCAGATGGTTTAAATTCAGCAATGGCAGCGGTATTTAACAGTTTTCCTAATTCAACCTTTAGTCAAAACAACGGCATCATTCAATTAACAGGGGTAGCTAGCCGCTATATCGGTTATTTTGTGGCTGGAATGTTAGTGCTATTAGGTTTATTTCCTGATGTCGCTAATTTGGTGCAATTGATTCCAGAGCCCGTATTAGGCGGCGCAACCATTGTTATGTTTGGTACCATTGCCGCTTCTGGTATTCGCATTATCTCTCGCTGTCATCTCGATCGTCGTGCTATTTTAATTATGGCATTGTCTTTTTCGATGGGATTAGGCATTGCTCAAAAACCTGAAATTTTGCAATTCTTACCTGAAATTGTGAAAAGTATTTTATCGTCAGGCATGGCCGCTGGCGGTATTACCGCAATTTTATTAAATATGATTTTGCCTGATGATAATGCCGAGTCCGTTGATCTGATTGATGAAGCAAAAGTAATCGAATCCTAA
- the recG gene encoding ATP-dependent DNA helicase RecG: MSGQLLNTIALTELAGVGAKMAEKLHKIGLYNVQDVLFHLPLRYEDRTRIWPINRVSPGQYLAVQGEVSHCSIQFGKRKILTVKIGDGTGSVTLKFFNFNAAMKNSFSDGKQVKAYGEIKGSQFGLEIIHPDYHLFSEPTALSVEETLTPVYSTTDGLRQATLRNLTDQALALLAKSAVTELLPAGLYDQQMTLAQALQIMHRPTADIALEQFDAGKHPAQKRLILEELLAQNLSMLALRSKGQQHHSWSFAPQDTLKQQLLASLPFTPTGAQQRVVADIEADLSKSQPMMRLVQGDVGSGKTLVAALAALRAIEHGYQVALMAPTELLAEQHTLNFSQWLNPMGIEVGWMAGKLKGKAREKELVRIANGDAKMVVGTHALFQDQVVFQNLALIIIDEQHRFGVHQRLDLREKGSANGYYPHQLVMTATPIPRTLAMTAYADMDTSVIDELPPGRTPIQTVALPDSRRPQIIERIRAACQQEGRQTYWVCTLIDESEVLEAQAASDTADELTRLLPDLTVGLVHGRMKPKEKQAIMASFKAGEIDLLVATTVIEVGVDVPNASLMVIENPERLGLAQLHQLRGRVGRGKIASHCVLLYHAPLTKTAQKRLAVLRESSDGFVIAQRDLEIRGPGELLGTKQTGIADFKVADLVRDQYLIPQVQKLARYIHEQYPDNASAIIDRWIGQRENYSNA; the protein is encoded by the coding sequence ATGAGCGGACAACTCCTCAATACTATCGCCCTCACCGAACTGGCTGGTGTCGGCGCCAAAATGGCTGAAAAACTGCATAAAATTGGGCTGTATAACGTCCAAGATGTATTGTTTCACTTGCCACTTCGTTATGAGGATCGCACCCGTATTTGGCCGATTAATCGCGTTTCACCGGGACAATATCTAGCGGTTCAAGGTGAAGTGAGTCATTGCAGCATTCAGTTTGGCAAACGTAAAATACTAACCGTCAAAATTGGTGATGGTACCGGCTCGGTGACGTTAAAGTTCTTTAATTTTAATGCTGCAATGAAAAACAGTTTTAGCGATGGTAAACAAGTGAAAGCTTATGGCGAGATCAAAGGTAGCCAGTTTGGACTTGAAATTATTCATCCCGATTACCATCTTTTTTCTGAACCAACGGCACTTAGCGTTGAAGAAACGTTAACGCCGGTTTATTCCACCACCGACGGTTTACGCCAAGCGACATTACGTAATTTAACTGATCAAGCACTCGCTTTACTTGCAAAGTCGGCGGTGACAGAGTTACTCCCAGCGGGTCTTTATGATCAGCAAATGACCCTTGCCCAAGCCTTACAGATCATGCATCGTCCTACGGCTGATATTGCATTAGAACAATTTGATGCAGGCAAACATCCTGCTCAAAAACGACTTATTTTAGAAGAATTGTTAGCCCAAAATTTATCAATGCTGGCACTGCGCAGTAAAGGTCAGCAACATCATAGCTGGTCATTCGCGCCACAAGACACCCTCAAGCAACAACTGCTGGCAAGCTTACCTTTCACCCCAACAGGTGCACAACAACGCGTCGTAGCTGATATTGAAGCAGATCTTAGTAAGTCCCAACCAATGATGCGTCTGGTTCAAGGGGATGTAGGCTCAGGTAAAACCTTAGTAGCTGCGCTTGCTGCTTTGCGGGCAATTGAGCACGGTTATCAAGTGGCATTAATGGCACCGACTGAATTATTAGCCGAGCAACATACGTTGAATTTTTCCCAATGGCTCAACCCGATGGGAATTGAAGTCGGTTGGATGGCGGGCAAGCTCAAAGGTAAAGCACGCGAAAAAGAACTGGTTCGCATTGCCAATGGTGACGCAAAAATGGTGGTTGGTACTCATGCCTTATTTCAAGACCAAGTAGTATTTCAGAACCTTGCCTTGATTATTATCGATGAACAGCACCGCTTTGGTGTCCATCAGCGATTAGATCTGCGTGAAAAAGGATCCGCTAATGGTTATTACCCGCATCAATTAGTAATGACCGCAACCCCAATTCCTCGCACCTTAGCCATGACTGCTTATGCCGATATGGACACTTCAGTGATCGATGAATTACCGCCAGGGCGAACACCCATTCAAACCGTTGCGCTACCTGATAGCCGCCGCCCACAAATTATTGAACGCATTCGCGCTGCATGTCAGCAAGAAGGTCGCCAAACCTATTGGGTCTGTACTTTAATCGACGAGTCGGAAGTATTAGAGGCGCAGGCGGCTTCTGATACCGCAGATGAGTTAACACGGTTACTGCCCGATCTGACGGTTGGTTTAGTCCACGGTCGAATGAAGCCCAAAGAGAAACAAGCGATTATGGCAAGTTTCAAAGCTGGTGAAATCGATTTACTGGTCGCTACCACTGTCATTGAAGTGGGTGTTGATGTGCCTAATGCCAGTTTAATGGTAATTGAAAACCCAGAACGACTTGGATTAGCGCAATTACACCAGTTACGAGGGCGGGTTGGTCGCGGTAAGATCGCCAGTCATTGTGTATTGCTTTATCACGCGCCGCTAACCAAAACCGCTCAAAAACGCTTAGCTGTATTACGTGAAAGCAGCGATGGATTTGTGATCGCTCAGCGCGATCTTGAAATTCGTGGCCCCGGTGAATTATTGGGAACTAAACAAACCGGCATTGCTGATTTTAAAGTTGCCGATTTAGTCCGTGACCAATATTTAATTCCTCAAGTTCAAAAATTAGCCCGTTATATTCATGAACAATACCCTGATAATGCCAGCGCTATTATCGATCGTTGGATAGGTCAACGGGAAAATTACTCAAACGCTTAA
- the trmH gene encoding tRNA (guanosine(18)-2'-O)-methyltransferase TrmH, translating into MTPDRFQRIHQVLATRQPDLTVCMEEVHKPNNVSAIIRTADAVGVHKVHAVWPKEAMKVLSHTSAGARNWVELETHDTMVNAVNALKAQGMQVLATNLSATAVDFREVDYTKPTAIILGGEKNGITAEALALADQDIIIPMVGMVQSLNVSVASALILYEAQRQRQNAGMYDRTTTLLDDTVVNRILFERGHPVLANVAKQKNLPYPQLDEQGQIVADEQWWAAMQAKKIKRPVTTSVINKD; encoded by the coding sequence ATGACCCCTGATCGCTTTCAACGTATTCATCAAGTCTTAGCCACACGTCAACCTGATCTCACCGTGTGTATGGAAGAAGTTCACAAACCCAATAATGTTTCTGCCATTATTCGTACTGCCGATGCGGTTGGCGTCCATAAAGTGCATGCTGTGTGGCCTAAAGAGGCCATGAAAGTATTGAGCCACACCTCTGCAGGTGCACGTAACTGGGTTGAACTTGAGACTCACGATACCATGGTCAATGCCGTTAATGCCCTTAAAGCTCAAGGAATGCAGGTACTTGCCACTAATTTATCAGCCACTGCGGTTGATTTTCGTGAGGTTGATTACACCAAACCAACCGCAATTATTCTTGGTGGTGAAAAAAATGGCATCACCGCTGAAGCATTAGCACTGGCAGATCAAGATATTATTATTCCGATGGTCGGCATGGTGCAATCTCTCAATGTCTCTGTTGCCAGTGCATTAATTCTCTATGAAGCACAACGCCAACGTCAAAATGCGGGCATGTACGATCGCACCACTACCTTACTTGATGATACTGTGGTTAATCGTATTTTATTTGAACGGGGTCATCCGGTATTAGCTAATGTTGCCAAACAGAAAAACTTACCGTATCCACAATTAGATGAGCAAGGACAAATTGTTGCTGACGAACAATGGTGGGCAGCGATGCAAGCGAAGAAAATCAAACGCCCTGTTACAACCAGCGTAATTAACAAGGACTAA
- the spoT gene encoding bifunctional GTP diphosphokinase/guanosine-3',5'-bis pyrophosphate 3'-pyrophosphohydrolase, with translation MYLFDSLKEVATKYLSKPQLEVLRQAYLVARDAHEGQTRSTGEPYIIHPVAVARILAEMRLDIEALMAALLHDVIEDTEVTKEDLACRFGDTVAELVDGVSKLDKLKFRDRKEAQAENFRKMIMAMAHDIRVILIKLADRTHNMRTLGALRPDKRRRIARETLEIYSPLAHRLGIHNIKSELEELGFEALYPNRYRVLKQVVAAARGNRKEMINKIHAEIEGRLNDAGIAAEVSGREKNLYSIYNKMKNKEQRFHSIMDIYAFRVLVNDLDTCYRVLGQVHNLYKPRPSRMKDYIAIPKANGYQSLHTSLVGPHGVPVEVQIRTEDMDQMADKGVAAHWTYKDGEAPGTTAQIKAQRWMQSLLELQQSAGSSFEFIENVKSDLFPDEIYVFTPKGRIVELPVGATAVDFAYAVHTDIGNTCVGSRVDRQPYPLSKPLKNGQTIDIISAPGARPNAAWLNYVVTSRARTKIRQVLKTMRRDESITLGRRLLNHALGGVSMQIIAAENITKVLSDLKLETIDDLLTEIGLGELMSVVIARRLLGNADELTAKNSDRRLPIQGADGILLTFANCCHPIHGDPIVAHVSPGKGLVIHREECANIRGYRKEPDKYMAVEWSEDFEQEFVTNLKVDMQNHQGALADLTNTIAATGSNIQGLSTEEKDGRLYTITVRLTTKSRVHLANIMRRIRIMPDVVRVARQKN, from the coding sequence TTGTATCTTTTTGATAGCCTGAAAGAAGTCGCAACCAAGTACCTGTCGAAGCCTCAACTTGAGGTGCTTCGACAGGCTTATCTTGTTGCTCGCGACGCCCATGAAGGCCAAACTCGTTCAACAGGCGAGCCTTATATTATCCATCCCGTTGCGGTTGCCCGTATTCTGGCGGAAATGCGTCTTGATATTGAAGCACTGATGGCAGCGCTGCTGCATGATGTGATTGAAGATACCGAGGTCACTAAAGAGGATTTAGCCTGCCGCTTTGGCGATACAGTTGCCGAATTGGTTGATGGCGTCTCTAAACTTGATAAATTAAAATTCCGCGATCGCAAAGAAGCACAAGCTGAGAATTTTCGTAAAATGATCATGGCAATGGCACATGATATTCGCGTAATTCTAATCAAACTTGCCGATCGTACTCACAACATGCGCACGTTAGGGGCTTTACGTCCTGATAAACGCCGCCGCATTGCTCGTGAAACTCTTGAAATATACTCTCCGCTTGCCCACCGCCTTGGTATCCATAACATTAAATCCGAACTTGAAGAGCTTGGCTTTGAAGCGTTATATCCCAACCGCTACCGCGTCCTAAAACAGGTCGTTGCAGCTGCCCGTGGCAATCGTAAAGAAATGATCAATAAAATTCACGCTGAAATTGAGGGTCGCCTTAATGATGCGGGAATAGCAGCAGAAGTATCTGGCCGCGAAAAGAATTTATACTCTATCTACAACAAGATGAAGAATAAAGAACAGCGCTTTCATTCGATCATGGACATCTATGCTTTTCGCGTATTAGTCAACGATCTTGATACTTGCTACCGCGTTTTGGGTCAGGTACATAACCTGTATAAGCCTCGCCCAAGCCGTATGAAAGATTATATCGCCATTCCTAAAGCCAATGGCTATCAGTCGCTGCATACTTCTCTGGTTGGCCCGCATGGCGTCCCTGTTGAAGTTCAGATTCGTACTGAAGACATGGATCAAATGGCAGATAAAGGCGTTGCCGCGCATTGGACTTATAAAGACGGTGAAGCTCCAGGTACCACCGCCCAAATTAAAGCTCAACGTTGGATGCAAAGCCTACTTGAACTGCAGCAAAGTGCGGGAAGCTCATTTGAGTTTATCGAAAACGTAAAATCTGATCTTTTCCCTGATGAAATTTATGTTTTCACCCCCAAAGGCCGTATTGTTGAATTACCTGTCGGTGCAACCGCGGTTGATTTTGCCTATGCCGTTCATACAGATATTGGTAATACCTGCGTTGGCTCTCGCGTTGATCGTCAGCCTTACCCATTAAGTAAGCCACTGAAAAATGGTCAAACCATCGACATTATCAGCGCCCCCGGTGCTCGACCTAATGCAGCATGGCTTAACTATGTGGTGACCTCACGCGCGCGAACTAAAATTCGCCAAGTGTTAAAAACCATGCGTCGTGATGAATCCATTACCCTTGGTCGTCGATTACTTAATCATGCGCTAGGTGGCGTGAGTATGCAGATTATTGCTGCTGAAAATATCACTAAAGTCTTAAGCGATCTTAAACTTGAAACCATTGATGATTTACTGACGGAGATTGGTTTAGGTGAGCTAATGAGCGTGGTTATTGCGCGCCGATTATTAGGTAACGCTGACGAACTAACGGCTAAAAATAGCGATCGTCGACTACCTATTCAAGGTGCTGATGGTATTTTACTGACCTTTGCAAATTGTTGTCATCCGATCCATGGTGATCCGATTGTGGCTCATGTTAGCCCAGGCAAAGGCTTGGTTATTCACCGTGAAGAATGTGCCAATATTCGTGGTTATCGAAAAGAACCCGATAAGTACATGGCGGTTGAGTGGAGCGAAGATTTTGAGCAAGAATTTGTTACCAATCTCAAAGTCGACATGCAAAACCATCAAGGTGCATTGGCTGATTTAACCAATACTATCGCAGCTACTGGCTCAAATATTCAAGGTCTATCGACCGAAGAAAAAGATGGTCGGTTATATACAATTACTGTTCGCTTAACAACCAAGAGTCGTGTGCACTTGGCCAATATTATGCGTCGTATTCGTATCATGCCAGATGTAGTACGAGTCGCTCGCCAAAAAAATTAA
- the rpoZ gene encoding DNA-directed RNA polymerase subunit omega yields MARVTVQDAVDKIGNRFDLIQIAARRARQMQTGGKDPLVPEENDKYTVIALREIEEGLITKDILDARERQELQEQEAAELAAVSAIAGDNHR; encoded by the coding sequence ATGGCACGCGTAACCGTTCAAGACGCTGTTGATAAAATTGGCAACCGTTTCGATCTGATCCAAATTGCTGCTCGCCGCGCACGTCAAATGCAAACCGGCGGTAAGGATCCATTGGTTCCTGAAGAAAACGACAAATACACAGTAATTGCACTTCGTGAAATCGAAGAAGGCCTAATTACTAAAGATATCCTTGATGCTCGCGAGCGTCAGGAACTGCAAGAGCAAGAAGCAGCTGAATTAGCTGCGGTAAGTGCTATTGCTGGCGACAATCACCGTTAA
- the gmk gene encoding guanylate kinase — protein sequence MSKGTLYIVSAPSGAGKSSLINALLETNPTYDMKVSVSHTTRGMRPGEENGVHYNFVSVEEFTDLVAQGAFLEHAEVFSNYYGTSRPWIEQQLDKGIDVFLDIDWQGARQIRKLMPAAKSLFILPPSKEELERRLNTRGQDSEAVIARRMEEARSEISHYNEYDYVIVNDDFDVALIDFKAIIRAERLKQDKQTAKYRSMLTALLADQ from the coding sequence ATGAGCAAAGGTACTCTATACATCGTGTCGGCCCCAAGTGGTGCTGGTAAATCAAGTTTGATTAATGCCCTTCTTGAAACTAACCCGACCTATGACATGAAAGTATCCGTGTCCCATACGACTCGTGGCATGCGCCCGGGCGAGGAAAACGGCGTTCATTACAATTTCGTTAGCGTAGAAGAATTTACTGACTTAGTAGCACAAGGGGCATTCCTTGAGCATGCCGAAGTGTTTAGTAATTACTATGGTACTTCACGTCCTTGGATTGAACAGCAATTAGATAAAGGCATTGATGTCTTTTTAGATATCGATTGGCAAGGTGCGCGTCAAATTCGCAAACTTATGCCTGCCGCTAAAAGCTTATTCATTCTACCTCCGTCAAAAGAGGAACTGGAGCGTCGACTTAATACTCGTGGTCAAGACAGCGAAGCTGTTATTGCCCGCCGTATGGAAGAAGCTCGTTCAGAGATCTCACACTATAACGAATACGATTATGTGATCGTTAATGACGATTTCGATGTCGCATTAATTGACTTTAAAGCAATTATTCGTGCAGAACGATTGAAGCAAGACAAGCAAACTGCTAAATATAGAAGCATGTTGACTGCGCTACTAGCAGATCAGTAA
- a CDS encoding YicC/YloC family endoribonuclease gives MIHSMTAYARREIKGDWGTAVWEIRSVNQRYLETYIRMPEQFRSLEPVLRERFRKRLARGKVECNLRYEANTAANTELTINEALAKQVIHAARWVTETAGEGNIGPFQVLNWPGVMEAPEQDLDVINKDLLAGFELAMDDFIAARASEGDNMKQLIDHRLAAISAEAIKVRTLMPQIMVWQRERIMSRLDEAKVDLDSNRLEQELIMLAQKSDVAEELDRLDSHVKETNKILAKGGACGRRLDFMMQEFNRESNTLASKSINTDVTASAVELKVLIEQMREQIQNIE, from the coding sequence ATGATCCATAGTATGACTGCTTATGCCCGTCGCGAAATAAAAGGCGACTGGGGTACTGCTGTGTGGGAAATCCGCTCAGTAAACCAACGTTATCTTGAAACTTACATTCGTATGCCCGAGCAATTCCGTAGCCTTGAGCCAGTATTGCGGGAGCGTTTTCGTAAGCGTTTAGCTCGCGGAAAAGTTGAATGTAACCTTCGTTATGAGGCTAACACGGCTGCCAATACTGAACTCACCATCAATGAAGCTTTAGCTAAACAAGTGATTCATGCGGCGCGTTGGGTAACAGAAACCGCTGGTGAAGGTAATATTGGTCCATTCCAGGTTCTTAACTGGCCCGGCGTGATGGAAGCACCCGAACAAGATTTAGATGTAATAAATAAAGATCTATTAGCAGGCTTTGAGCTTGCTATGGACGACTTTATTGCTGCTCGTGCAAGCGAAGGCGACAACATGAAACAGTTGATCGACCATCGTTTAGCGGCAATTTCAGCAGAAGCAATCAAAGTGCGCACATTAATGCCACAAATTATGGTGTGGCAACGCGAACGTATTATGTCGCGTCTTGACGAAGCTAAAGTTGATCTAGATAGTAACCGTCTAGAGCAAGAATTGATCATGCTGGCACAAAAAAGTGATGTTGCCGAAGAGCTTGATCGCCTTGATTCACACGTAAAAGAAACCAATAAAATTCTCGCTAAAGGTGGTGCATGTGGCCGTCGTCTTGATTTTATGATGCAAGAATTTAACCGTGAATCAAACACATTGGCATCAAAATCGATCAATACTGACGTCACTGCATCTGCGGTTGAACTGAAAGTATTAATCGAACAAATGCGTGAACAGATTCAAAATATCGAGTAA